The region AGGTTAAGAAGGGGTTCTTAAGTAGATTATTCGGGAGGTAATTATGTCTATTTTAGATTTTTTTAGAAAGAAAAAATCTTCTGAAGTTGCTAAAGAAAGGCTTATGATGGTTCTTTCCTATGAGAGGAAAGGTCTTCCTACTAACTTCGCCGAGCTTCTACAGAAGGATCTTATAGATGTTTTCTCAAAGTATCCACAGTTTGATCCAAATAAAATTGAAGTTGAGATAAAAAATGAGAATAATGTATATGAACTCTGGATAAGTATTCCATTTGCAAAGGAAAGTGGAAGTAGATGATAAGAAAGCTAAATAGTAATAAACTGACTGTAGCCCTTCCTAAAGGAAGACTATTTGATCAGACGATAGACATTTTCAGAAAAGCCGGCATTTTAAAAGAGGAGATCAACAGCTCATCAAGGAAGCTTATTATTGAAAGTGGTGACTTTTATTTTCTTCTTGTAAGGGCTAAAGATGTTCCAACATACGTTGAAAATGGTATCGCAGATATAGGTGTGGCAGGTGATGATGTTCTTATAGAAAGCGATCCGGATGTTTACAGACCTGTTGATCTAAATATAGGTGTCTGCAGTATAGTTGTTGCAGGACTTCCTGAAAGTAAGGAGAAATACTTTTCAAATCCTACATCAATAAAGGTCTCAACAAAATATCCTAAAGTGACCAAACAGTTTTTTGGGAAAAAGGGTGTTAAAGTTCATATTATTGAGCTTTATGGATCTGTGGAGCTTGCACCTCTTGTAGGTCTTTCTGATTACATAGTGGACATCGTTGAGACAGGTAGAACATTAAGGGAGAACGGACTTGTTGTTATTGAACATATAAGACAGTCCTCAGCAAAGCTTATAGTGAACAGGATAAGCTATAAAACAAGAAAAGAGAAACTTTTTCCAATAATTGAAAAACTGCACAAATTCCTGGATAAAGGAGAGTGAGATGGAGCATATCCATTCTGGTGAAAAAACAAAGGTTATAATACTCGCAGCTGGTAAAGGAACAAGGTTTAGATCTGAAAAGCCAAAGGTTTTACATGAGATACTTGGAAAACCTATGATCTTTTATGTATCTCTCTCTGCAAGATGGATAAATCCTGAACAGATCATATACGTTGTAGGACATAAAAAGGAAGAGGTTAAAAAGGCAATAAACTGTGATAGATGTGTTTATGTGGAACAGGATCAGCAGCTAGGGACGGGGCATGCGGTTGCTGCTGCAAAGGATTATTTCAAGGATTATGACGGCTATGTTCTTATAATGAACGGTGATATGCCCCTTATAAAAGGTGAAACGTTGAAAAATGCTATAAGCTTTATGGATGCCCTTGTCAGGTACGAAGGGGCTAATCTTGGAGATATGGCAGGTTACAGAAATGAAAATATAGCTGGTGTTGTTCTTACAGCATATATGCAGGATCCGACAGGATATGGAAGGGTTATTAAGGACAGTCAACACAGGGTTTTAAGGATAGTGGAGGAGAAAGATGCTTCTCCACAGGAAAGATCAATAAAAGAGGTTAATACAGGGATATACATATTTTACGCTCCTTATCTTGCAGAGGTTATTGATCAGCTTGAGAACGATAATGCCCAGAATGAGTACTACATAACTGATGTGATAAGACTTTTAAGAAAGAAAGGTAAAGAGGTACACTCACTTATCATTCCTGATCCTACGGAGGCTATAGGAATAAATAACAGATGGGATCTTGCCAGGGCTGAGAACATTATGAAAATGCAGTACCTGAGCTTCTGGGCGTTAAACGGAGCTACAATACACAGTCCTGAGACTGTATGGATAGAGTTTGATGTTGATCTTTCTAAGGATGTTGAGATATTTCCTAATGTTATGCTGAGGGGAAGTACACAGATCGGCGAGGGAACTGTTATAGAGTCAAACTGTATCATAAAGAATAGCAGGATAGGTAAGAATGTAAAAATTCTTGCGAATACAGTTATTGAGGACAGTGTTATACAGGACAATGCTGTTGTTGGTCCATTTTCAAGGATAAGAAATAATACCGTTGTAGGATCTGAAGCTGTTATAGGTAACTTTGTTGAAGTTAAAAACTCAAAGATAGGCGACAGGACAAACGTAAGACATCTAAGTTATATAGGTGATGCTGAGGTTGGAAATGATGTTAATATAGGTGCTGGAACGATAACGTGTAATTACGACGGTTTCAAGAAACATAAAACTGTTATAAAAGATAAGGCATTTATTGGAAGTGATACTATGCTTGTTGCTCCTGTGACGGTTGGAGAGGAGGCTATAACAGGATCAGGCTCTGTTATAACCAAGGATGTACCTGATAAAGCTCTTGCAGTTGAAAGATCAGCCCAGAAGATAATCCCAAACTATGCGGAAATTAGGAAAAAGAAGAAGGGAGCTGATGAATGAGGGTGCTTCTTTCACTGATTCTTCTGGTAATGATGGTAGTATCATCAGCTATATCTGAGGAGAAACTGCTTGACAAAATAGTTCTCGTTGTTAATGGAAAACCTGTTTTAAAATCTGAGATTGAGCTTGCTAAAGAGTGGTATGGTGTAAAAAGTGATAAGGAGGCGGCGAAAAAGCTTATAGATCAGATAATTCTCGCTCAGGCTGCTGAAAAGGTTGGAATACATGCAACGCCTACAGAGGTTGATAATGCTATTTTGAGACTTGCGAGGATGAACAGGCTGGGAAGTGTTAATGAATTCAAAAAAAGACTTGAAGAGAGAGGTCTTGTCTTTTCACTCTTTAAGGATCTTATAAAAAGGGAGATAGTTATATCAAAGTTTGTTCATATATACCTTAAGAGAAATCTTTTTGAGGGGATTGAGGAAGGTAAAGCTGTAGATCTAAGGAAGATAAGACTTATATACCTTGATAAAAGTAAACCGGGATTTAATGAGAAGTACGAGATACTTAAAAAGCTTGTAAATAAAGAGCCGTTTGATAAACTTGCAAAAGAGTACTCTGATGATCCTGTAACAGCTGAGAAAGGTGGGCTTTTGGGAGAGGTTAAAAAGGGAGATCTTGTTAAGACGCTTGATAAACCAATATGGGAACATAAAGTAGGGGATATCTTTGAGATAGATACAGATAAAGGTGTCTATTTTATAAAGATAGAGTCTGAAGAGAAAAAGATAGTTCATCAGGAGCCAACTGGAGAAGAGGTTAATAAGAAATTACAGAAAGAGGTTGAGCTTTATCTAAAAAAACTTAAAGAAAATGCTGTGGTAGAGTATATTGATAAATCTCTTGAGGGATAGGAGATGATTAAGGAGTATATAAGGAAGATTACTGAAGGTAAGGATCTATCAGCTGATGAGATGAAGGATCTTTTTAATATCCTTATGGAAGGACAGGCAACAGATGCCCAGATAGGTGCTGTTCTTATAGGTCTCAAGATGAAAGGTGAGTCTGTAGAAGAGATATCATCTGCTGCCCAGATAATGAGAGAAAAGGCCGTAAAGGTTCCTGTGAAGGATAGATCCAGGCTGATAGACACCTGTGGAACAGGTGGTGACAAGGTTGATACATTCAATGTCTCAACGATAACGGCTTTTGTTATAGCAGGTGCGGGAGTTAAGGTTGCAAAACATGGAAACAGGTCTGTCTCTTCAAAATGTGGAAGTGCGGATATTATGGAAGCTCTTGGAGTAAAGATAGATCTGTCTCCTGAGCAGGCTGCTGAGGCTATAGACAGGATAGGGCTTGGATTCCTTTTTGCACCTGTTTACCATCCGGCTATGAAAAATGTTATAAGACAGAGAAGGGAGATAGGTGTAAGAACGATATTCAATATACTAGGCCCACTTTCAAATCCAGCTGGGGCTAAATACCAGCTTTTAGGTGTCTATGATAAAGATCTTGTGGAGCCTGTTGCAAGAGTTCTATCGCTTTTAGGTATTGAAAGGGCTTATGTTGTTCACGGGATGGAAGGTCTTGATGAGGTTTCAATAACAACAGATACTATGGTTGCTGAGGTTGACGGTGGTGATATATCCGTTTACAGCGTAAAACCTGAAGATTTTGGTATTGAAAGAGCCTCTTTAGATGATATAAGAGGTGGAGATCTTGATTTTAATCTACAGATAGCACTTGATATTCTTGAAGGAAAAGATAGAAGCAGGAAAACTGATTTTGTCTCACTTAATGCCGGTTTTGCATTCCATGCTGTAGGAGTTGTTGATTCAGTCAAAGAAGGTATTGAACTTGCGAAAGAAACCATTTATTCTAAAAAAGCCTATGAGATTCTGGAAAAATTAAGAGAATACTCTAAAGGAGGTTAAAGGTGGAACTGGTACTTTCTGGATTTATAGCAGGAGCATTTTTTATCCTTATGATTATTATGTTCTGGCTTGGTTATAAGGAGGCTTACAGACACAAGGTTGAGGATCCTGTTAAGATTGAGGAATTTTATGCAGGTGAAGGCTGGGATAACGATACCCTTTTTGCCTATAAAAAGATCGTTGATACCATTCACAGAGAACTTAATGATGAGGAGCAGAAGTACTTTATGTATCTTGTGGAGGAAGGTTACAGAGGAGACTTCCTTATAAGAAAGTTTTTAGAGTTCTCAAGACAGTTTAAAGAACATCATTAAAGGAGGATATTAATGGCCTGCAGGGAGTTAGAAGGTAAGCTCGCATTTATAACAGGTGGGAGCAGAGGGATTGGAAGAGCTATAGCACTTAAGCTTGCTGAGATGGGATCTGATGTGATCATAAACTACTACAAAAATAAAGAGAAAGCTGAAGAGGTTGTGAAGGAGATAGAGAGTAAAGGTGTTAAAGGATATGCCATTCAGGGTGATTTTGGAAATAAAGATGATATAGACAGGGTTTTCAACCAGATAAAGGAAGATTTTGGATATCTTGATATATTCGTAAGTAATGCTGTTGCATCTGGAAGAGAGGTTGTTGGTGGATTTGCTCCATTTTTAAGGCTTAAAGAGAGAGGAACAAGAAGAATATTTGATATAACAGTTATGGGCTTTATATGGTCTGTTCAGAAAGCTGTTCCACTTATGGAAGGGAGAGAAGGAAAGATAATTGCCATATCATCAACAGGAACAAGGGATTATATGCCTAACTATGCTATACATGGAGCTGCAAAGTCTGCACTTGAGGCTCTCGTTAGATACGCTGCTGTTGAGTTTGGTGAGAAGGGAATTAATGTTAATACAGTTTCAGGTGGTCCTATAGATACTGAGGCTATACAGCTCTTCCCTAACTACGAAGAGGTTAAGGAAGGAACTATAAAGCTTACACCACTTGGAAGAATGGGTGTTCCTGAAGATATAGCAGGTGTTGTTGGATTTCTATGTACAGAAGATGCTAAATGGATACAGGGTCAGACAATAATTGTTGATGGTGGACTTTCACTTGTGAGGGGTCGTTAATTTGGGAGCGACCCTTTCTGTATCATCTCTGAAAGGGAACTTATAGTCATAGATATATCATTTATCTGAGTGAGAAGTTCCTTTTCTATCTCTTTTATCTTTGAAGGTTGATCTATCGTTTCCTCAAACTGTATAAGAAGCTCTCCTATGGCATCAACTATATGTCTGTTCTTTACAAAAAGATCTTCCATGAATATGGGGATATTTGTCTCTATCATAGGCAGTGTAAAGAGTATCCAGGCAAGGGTCTCAGATGTAATGATGGATATATGTTTCAGCAGGTGAGCATCCTCCACCTCATTTATATGCTTTATAAGATCGGTGGTTTTTTTCAGACTTTTTGAAAATCTATCAAAAATAAACGCACTATCCTTTAGTGTAAGCTCCTTTTTCTCATTTATTATTGAGTTTATCTCTGCCTTCTGGCTTATTATGTAGCTCTCTAAATCACCTAAAAGGTACTCAACATAAAGATTATTCTTTCCCATTACTCTTTACTTATGTATTTTTTGATCATACTCTTAATCTTCATCATAGTTTTTGTGTGTATCTGAGATATTCTTGATTCTGTAAGTCCTAAAACCTCACCTATCTCCTTCATAGACAGCTCTTCATAGTAGTAAAGTGTTATAACAAGTCTTTCTCTTTCATTAAGCTTAGAAATTATATCAGAAATGATTTTTTTCAATTCTTCCTCTTCAACATACTTGTCAGGTGTATCGTCATTTATTGATATGATCTGCCACAGTTTCGTATTTGCGTCCTCATCAGATCCAACAGTTGTATCTATAGATATAAGACCGCTGTTTGATATCTTCTCAGCATACTTCATGTACTCCTCAACATCCATACCTAAATACTCTGCGATCTCCTCAGGTGTAGCCTCCCTTCCCAGTTTTTGTTCAACCTCTAAGATAGCAGCCTCAATATGTCTTGCTTTCTGTCTCACGTTTCTTGGAACCCAGTCAAGTTTTCTGAGAGAGTCTATTATCTGACCTCTTATTCTGATCTCAGCATATGTTGATAGTTTAACACCTTTTGATGGATCGTATTTGTTGATCGCATCAATCAGACCAAGAACACCTGTGTTTATCAGATCCTCCTCAGTTACAGTTGGAGGAAGATTCTCCTGCTTCAGGCTCTGGACGATATAGTTGATCTTTGGTAAAAACTCCATGATAATCTCGTTTCTCTCTCTGTTTGAAATCTTCATCTTTTCCTCCTCCTTAATCAAACTTAAGATTTATCCAGTTATTTAAGATTCTTCTCCAGAAATTTTCCTTTTTTTCTGGAAGGTTACCCTCTAAAATGGCCTTTGCAACAATTTCTAAATCCTGACTGTACTTTGAGTTTGGATATCTTGATGTTAAAACGAACCTCTCCCTGATTGATTTTGAAAGTTTCTCATCTTTTCTTATACAGCCGTAGTATTTTATCGTTTTTCCTGAGAACTTCCTTATAACGTTATTTGTTGCGTTGTATATCCTTTCTGCTTCCTTTTCGTTATCCGTCATATTTACAACAAGACCAAGTTCCATGTTTCCTGTGTTGTAGTTTGATATTATCCTGCATATAGCGTAAGAGTCTGCTACAGCTGTAGGATCAGGTGTTGTTACAACAACAGTTTTATCAGCGGCAAGGCAGAAGTTAATAACACTTTCTGATATACCTGCTGATGTGTCTATAAGCATTATGTCAAATGAGTAGTATATATCCTGAAGTGAGTTGAGTATGAACATCTGCTGTTCTTTCGGGAGGTTTGCAAGCTCCTCAAAACCTGATGCTGCTGGTATAAACTTTATCCCATATTTTGAAGACCAGATTATCTCATTTATATTTTTCTCCCCTGTAAGGAGATGGAGAAGGTTGTATTTAGGTTTTTCGTTCAGAACTATATCAACATTTGCAAGTGCTAGATCAGCATCAAGTATGAGAACGTTCTTACCCATTTTCTGTAGTATGTATGCCAGATTTACAGTGAAGCTTGTTTTACCAACACCACCTTTACCAGATGTTATAGATATAACCTGAAAGTCAACAGATCTGTTTTTCTTTACCATATTTCTTAAGCTTTCAGCCTGATCTCTCATCATCTGTAAACCTCTACAAGCTGTGTAAGAATTTCAGATGCTTCTTTAATATCCTTTGGTACATCCATTCCATCGGTTATATAGCTGATCTTGTAATTCCAGTTTAGAATTATGAAAATAAGAGGAATACTGTTCTGTATCTCATCGTATTTTGTCAGTATCAGATGATCTATATTGAATTTTGAGAAGTAGTTTATATCCTTCTCAACTATATTTTCCTTCCTTGTTAAAGGAACTGTGAGAATATTTTCAGACTGACTGCTGTTTGTTATGAAAGATACTATCTTTTCAACCTCAGGAAGCTGTTTTATATTACCCGGTGTGTCAAAGAGTATATGATCAAACTCCTCAAATGCATCTTTGTAAAGGATAAGATCCTTCTCATTTTTAATAAGGAAGAATGGTATCTGCATTATCTCACAGAACTTTTTAAGACTTTCCGATCCCCCTATCTTGTAAAAATCAAATGATGCTATGGCTATCTTTCTGTTTTTATTGAATTTCAGGATAGCTCCTATCTTTGCCACTGTTGTGCTTTTTCCAGAGGATATATTACCCAGAACGGTTATATACTTCTTTTTGAAAGGGTCTTTCTCAATCTTTTCCTGTATATCTATTCCCTCTATGTTCTCAGCTATTTTAAGGTAGATACCTTTTATCTCGTCTAACAGACTCTCTTCAAGCTTACCCGGTATCAGTCCTTTATCAAGGATTGAGAGAAGTCTTGATAGGGGGTTAAACTTATGATCTATCTTATGTATGTTTTTCTTAAGTTTTGTTTCCTTTTTTTCAGGTGATGCTGCGAGGATCTCAAATCTTCCATCAATCTCTTTTATTGAAAGGATTATTGCGTTATCTCCAAGATCCTCCCTTATCTTAACCCATCCCTCTTGAAGATTGTCAACTTGAAAGATCTTCATTTTCATCTTAATCTCCTCCGCTGTGAATATATAAAGCAAGATAAATGCCAAACTGAGAAGTGTTGTTAATAGTTAATAATTCGTAGAGAGGGATATTAAAATGCAGTCAAAAGTATGCATTTTTAGAGGTAAATGATCACAATAGCAACGGAATAATTTTTCTCATGGGATATTGAAAGACTAATATTTTCAGGGTTTAGAGAGGATTCTCTGTCCTGGAAACTGGGGTGCAGTAAAATTTCTGCAGGTTCTCCCTGCTTTCCTGTTATCTCGATATCTTTATATTTTAATTTTTTTCCAAAAGCCTGGTAGTAGGCTTTTATAAACGCCTCTTTTGCGGCAAACCTTGCAGAAAAACATTCTATCATCATTTTTTTATTTTTGCAATACCCTATCTCCCTTTCTGTAAATATCTTTCTCAAAAATGTATCTCCATATCTCTTTAAAGCATTCTCTATCCTTTTGTTCTCAACGATATCAATACCTGTATATAATCTCATCTGATCCTTCCTAAAATCTCATTTACAATCTGGTATGGAGATTTTCCTTCTGTACTGATTCTTATATCAGCCTGTGCATAAATTTTTTTTCTTTTTTCAAAAAGTTCCTTTATCTCTTTCCTGTTTTTTTTCAGCAGAGGTCTTTCATCATCACCTTTACATCTTTCAAAAACTGTTTCAAGCGGTGTATCAAGCCAGATAACAGTCCCGTTTTCTTTCATCTTTCTCATATTTTCACTGTCCGCACCAAGACCGCCACCTGTTGAGACAACAAGATTTTTAGATCCCAGAAATCTCTCAATCATTCTCTTTTCAAGATCTCTGAAGTAGCTTTCACCTTTTTCCCTGAATATATCCTTTATCTTTTTTCCTTCCTCCTTTTCTATCTCCTGATCTATATCTACAAACCTGAATCCTAATTTTTCGGCGAGAAGTTTTCCGACTGTTGATTTTCCACTTCCCATAAAACCAACAAGGTATATATTTCTCATCAGACTCCCTCTTTTAAAGATAGAACAAATGCTGTTCCTGTAAGAAGTAAAAGGCTGTAAAAAGAGTAAAGGATAGATCTGATTATACACAGTCTGTAAAGGAATCTGTTTATAAGAATGTTTGAACAGAAACCTGAGATGATAACGAGAGCAACAGTTAAACTGTAATGTTCAGACAAAAATGTTCCGGGAATAAGGTAGTCTGTTACGGAAAAAATGAAAAGATATACGATAACCCCTGAGAAAAAGATCACTGCTTTTTTTAATATTTCCATGTTAATATTTAATTTTAACACTTTTGGGGAGTGTTAATTGATTGTAAAGGTAAAGGTAAAACCAAACGCAAAAAAAGAAGAGATCAGGGAGATACAGAAGGATTATTTTGAGATAAGGGTTACAGTTCCACCTGAGAAGGGAAAGGCGAACAGCAGGGTTATAGAGCTTCTCTCAAAACACCTTAAGATCCCAAAATCAAGGATAAAACTTAAAAAAGGTGAAAAATCAAGGGAGAAGATATTTGAGATCATAGATTAAGCTACCAGTAGTCAGGTGCATTTGAGAATAAATAATAACAGCTGGCAAGTAATACCATATAACCTGTAATAATACTAAGAACTGTGTATTTTATACATTCCTTTCTGTTCAACTTGAAAATATGTTGAAAAAAACCGTATATAACAGTAAAAATCAGGATATGCGTAAATATTGATGAAAATCCTGTAGATATTCCTGTTATGTCCTGAATAAAAGCTGTCAGAAAGAATATAAGAGGAAAGGATACTAAAAAAACAGAGATACCTGACAGGAGTTTTATCACAGATCCTTTCATAGTATTAACATTGCATCACCATATGAGAAAAATCTATATCTTTTTTCAACAGCTTCCCTGTATGCTTCAAGTATAAAATCCCTTCCTGCAAAGGCGGAGACCAAAAGGAGAAGTGTTGATTTTGGAAGATGGAAGTTTGTTATCATACTGTCAACAATTTTGAAATCATACGGTGGGTATATAAATATATCGCTGAATCCTTCCTTTTTTCCTGTCTGTGCGTATGTCTCAAGTGTTCTCACAACTGTTGTTCCAACAGCCACAACTGATCTTCCTCTTTCTTTTGTTTCCCTTATAAGATCAAGTGTTTCCTCAGGTATCTGGTAAAACTCTTCATGCATCTTGTGTTTTGTTATATCCTCAACAGTTATAGGTCTGAATGTTCCAAGACCAACATGTAGTGTTACAAAGGCTGTTTTTATCCCTTTTTCCTTAAGTTTTTCTAAAAGTTCCTCTGTGAAATGCAGCCCTGCTGTTGGTG is a window of Persephonella marina EX-H1 DNA encoding:
- the minE gene encoding cell division topological specificity factor MinE, encoding MSILDFFRKKKSSEVAKERLMMVLSYERKGLPTNFAELLQKDLIDVFSKYPQFDPNKIEVEIKNENNVYELWISIPFAKESGSR
- the hisG gene encoding ATP phosphoribosyltransferase; the protein is MIRKLNSNKLTVALPKGRLFDQTIDIFRKAGILKEEINSSSRKLIIESGDFYFLLVRAKDVPTYVENGIADIGVAGDDVLIESDPDVYRPVDLNIGVCSIVVAGLPESKEKYFSNPTSIKVSTKYPKVTKQFFGKKGVKVHIIELYGSVELAPLVGLSDYIVDIVETGRTLRENGLVVIEHIRQSSAKLIVNRISYKTRKEKLFPIIEKLHKFLDKGE
- the glmU gene encoding bifunctional UDP-N-acetylglucosamine diphosphorylase/glucosamine-1-phosphate N-acetyltransferase GlmU; this encodes MEHIHSGEKTKVIILAAGKGTRFRSEKPKVLHEILGKPMIFYVSLSARWINPEQIIYVVGHKKEEVKKAINCDRCVYVEQDQQLGTGHAVAAAKDYFKDYDGYVLIMNGDMPLIKGETLKNAISFMDALVRYEGANLGDMAGYRNENIAGVVLTAYMQDPTGYGRVIKDSQHRVLRIVEEKDASPQERSIKEVNTGIYIFYAPYLAEVIDQLENDNAQNEYYITDVIRLLRKKGKEVHSLIIPDPTEAIGINNRWDLARAENIMKMQYLSFWALNGATIHSPETVWIEFDVDLSKDVEIFPNVMLRGSTQIGEGTVIESNCIIKNSRIGKNVKILANTVIEDSVIQDNAVVGPFSRIRNNTVVGSEAVIGNFVEVKNSKIGDRTNVRHLSYIGDAEVGNDVNIGAGTITCNYDGFKKHKTVIKDKAFIGSDTMLVAPVTVGEEAITGSGSVITKDVPDKALAVERSAQKIIPNYAEIRKKKKGADE
- a CDS encoding peptidylprolyl isomerase; this translates as MRVLLSLILLVMMVVSSAISEEKLLDKIVLVVNGKPVLKSEIELAKEWYGVKSDKEAAKKLIDQIILAQAAEKVGIHATPTEVDNAILRLARMNRLGSVNEFKKRLEERGLVFSLFKDLIKREIVISKFVHIYLKRNLFEGIEEGKAVDLRKIRLIYLDKSKPGFNEKYEILKKLVNKEPFDKLAKEYSDDPVTAEKGGLLGEVKKGDLVKTLDKPIWEHKVGDIFEIDTDKGVYFIKIESEEKKIVHQEPTGEEVNKKLQKEVELYLKKLKENAVVEYIDKSLEG
- the trpD gene encoding anthranilate phosphoribosyltransferase, whose amino-acid sequence is MIKEYIRKITEGKDLSADEMKDLFNILMEGQATDAQIGAVLIGLKMKGESVEEISSAAQIMREKAVKVPVKDRSRLIDTCGTGGDKVDTFNVSTITAFVIAGAGVKVAKHGNRSVSSKCGSADIMEALGVKIDLSPEQAAEAIDRIGLGFLFAPVYHPAMKNVIRQRREIGVRTIFNILGPLSNPAGAKYQLLGVYDKDLVEPVARVLSLLGIERAYVVHGMEGLDEVSITTDTMVAEVDGGDISVYSVKPEDFGIERASLDDIRGGDLDFNLQIALDILEGKDRSRKTDFVSLNAGFAFHAVGVVDSVKEGIELAKETIYSKKAYEILEKLREYSKGG
- a CDS encoding SDR family oxidoreductase encodes the protein MACRELEGKLAFITGGSRGIGRAIALKLAEMGSDVIINYYKNKEKAEEVVKEIESKGVKGYAIQGDFGNKDDIDRVFNQIKEDFGYLDIFVSNAVASGREVVGGFAPFLRLKERGTRRIFDITVMGFIWSVQKAVPLMEGREGKIIAISSTGTRDYMPNYAIHGAAKSALEALVRYAAVEFGEKGINVNTVSGGPIDTEAIQLFPNYEEVKEGTIKLTPLGRMGVPEDIAGVVGFLCTEDAKWIQGQTIIVDGGLSLVRGR
- a CDS encoding sigma-70 family RNA polymerase sigma factor, which translates into the protein MKISNRERNEIIMEFLPKINYIVQSLKQENLPPTVTEEDLINTGVLGLIDAINKYDPSKGVKLSTYAEIRIRGQIIDSLRKLDWVPRNVRQKARHIEAAILEVEQKLGREATPEEIAEYLGMDVEEYMKYAEKISNSGLISIDTTVGSDEDANTKLWQIISINDDTPDKYVEEEELKKIISDIISKLNERERLVITLYYYEELSMKEIGEVLGLTESRISQIHTKTMMKIKSMIKKYISKE
- a CDS encoding MinD/ParA family protein; its protein translation is MMRDQAESLRNMVKKNRSVDFQVISITSGKGGVGKTSFTVNLAYILQKMGKNVLILDADLALANVDIVLNEKPKYNLLHLLTGEKNINEIIWSSKYGIKFIPAASGFEELANLPKEQQMFILNSLQDIYYSFDIMLIDTSAGISESVINFCLAADKTVVVTTPDPTAVADSYAICRIISNYNTGNMELGLVVNMTDNEKEAERIYNATNNVIRKFSGKTIKYYGCIRKDEKLSKSIRERFVLTSRYPNSKYSQDLEIVAKAILEGNLPEKKENFWRRILNNWINLKFD
- a CDS encoding GTP-binding signal recognition particle SRP54 G- domain protein, whose protein sequence is MKMKIFQVDNLQEGWVKIREDLGDNAIILSIKEIDGRFEILAASPEKKETKLKKNIHKIDHKFNPLSRLLSILDKGLIPGKLEESLLDEIKGIYLKIAENIEGIDIQEKIEKDPFKKKYITVLGNISSGKSTTVAKIGAILKFNKNRKIAIASFDFYKIGGSESLKKFCEIMQIPFFLIKNEKDLILYKDAFEEFDHILFDTPGNIKQLPEVEKIVSFITNSSQSENILTVPLTRKENIVEKDINYFSKFNIDHLILTKYDEIQNSIPLIFIILNWNYKISYITDGMDVPKDIKEASEILTQLVEVYR
- the acpS gene encoding holo-ACP synthase; this encodes MRLYTGIDIVENKRIENALKRYGDTFLRKIFTEREIGYCKNKKMMIECFSARFAAKEAFIKAYYQAFGKKLKYKDIEITGKQGEPAEILLHPSFQDRESSLNPENISLSISHEKNYSVAIVIIYL
- a CDS encoding shikimate kinase, giving the protein MRNIYLVGFMGSGKSTVGKLLAEKLGFRFVDIDQEIEKEEGKKIKDIFREKGESYFRDLEKRMIERFLGSKNLVVSTGGGLGADSENMRKMKENGTVIWLDTPLETVFERCKGDDERPLLKKNRKEIKELFEKRKKIYAQADIRISTEGKSPYQIVNEILGRIR
- a CDS encoding DUF167 domain-containing protein; the protein is MIVKVKVKPNAKKEEIREIQKDYFEIRVTVPPEKGKANSRVIELLSKHLKIPKSRIKLKKGEKSREKIFEIID